In a genomic window of Helianthus annuus cultivar XRQ/B chromosome 10, HanXRQr2.0-SUNRISE, whole genome shotgun sequence:
- the LOC110886210 gene encoding organic cation/carnitine transporter 7-like, translating to MGDQGFGYTLDDALGAIGFGRFQYVVLAYSGLGWVAEAMEMMLLSFVGPAIQPEWGLSANQESMISTVAFAGMLVGAYSWGLVSDTYGRKKGFLGSAILTTSAGLLSAIVPNYTLLLILRFLVGIGIGCGHVYSSWFLEFVPTPNRGAWMIVFSTFWTVGTITEASLAWWIMPTYGWRWLLGVSAIPSIMALLFYGLVPESPRYLTTQGRLAEVRQILENGAAANQKELPAGLLVSDHIKIMTYDNEPSESTALLSNGKTSSSQRSSSSVLMLLSPKLIRTTLLLWFLYFANTFAYYGIILLTSQLSAPQSECDTPSLRSENIKDPSLYTNVFITSLAELPGLALAAYILDRVGRKISMEIMLVSGFVLLLPIITHQNEMITTGALFGSRMFISASFIIVCIYAPEVYPTNLRTTGVGIATAIGRVGGMVCPLIAVGMGSGCHQTVPVILFEATILLAALSVVILPVETKGKKLPDTLDLPVQVQ from the exons ATGGGAGATCAAGGGTTTGGTTACACATTGGATGATGCACTGGGTGCAATTGGGTTTGGGAGATTCCAATATGTTGTGCTTGCATATTCTGGGTTGGGGTGGGTAGCAGAAGCAATGGAGATGATGCTGTTGTCGTTTGTGGGACCGGCTATTCAGCCTGAGTGGGGGCTTTCTGCTAATCAAGAAAGTATGATATCAACTGTTGCTTTTGCTGGGATGCTTGTTGGTGCTTATTCATGGGGGCTGGTATCTGATACCTATGGAAGAAA GAAGGGATTTCTTGGATCGGCTATATTAACAACCTCAGCTGGGCTTTTGAGTGCGATCGTGCCAAATTATACATTATTGTTGATTCTCCGCTTCCTTGTTGGTATTGGTATAGGCTGTGGGCATGTGTATTCATCATGGTTTCTTGAGTTTGTTCCCACTCCAAACAGAGGTGCTTGGATGATTGTTTTTTCAACTTTTTGGACAGTTGGAACAATAACCGAGGCTTCACTTGCATGG TGGATCATGCCTACATATGGTTGGAGGTGGCTCCTTGGAGTATCCGCAATTCCATCTATCATGGCGCTACTTTTTTACGGTCTAGTGCCGGAGTCTCCACGATACCTAACTACACAAGGAAGATTAGCCGAGGTCCGACAAATTCTCGAGAACGGAGCTGCAGCCAACCAGAAAGAACTTCCAGCTGGCCTACTTGTTTCCGATCATATAAAGATTATGACCTACGACAACGAGCCATCGGAAAGTACCGCATTACTCTCTAACGGTAAAACAAGCAGTTCTCAAAGAAGCTCATCCTCCGTACTCATGCTTTTATCACCAAAGTTGATCAGAACAACGCTTCTCTTATGGTTCTTGTACTTTGCCAACACGTTTGCTTATTACGGTATTATATTATTGACTTCACAATTAAGTGCGCCGCAAAGTGAATGCGACACCCCCTCGTTACGCTCGGAAAATATCAAGGATCCGAGCCTGTATACAAATGTATTCATCACTAGCTTGGCAG AACTTCCGGGGCTTGCTTTAGCAGCTTATATATTGGACCGAGTAGGTCGTAAGATCTCCATGGAAATCATGCTCGTTTCAGGGTTCGTTTTATTACTGCCGATAATCACCCATCAGAATGAAATGATAACCACAGGCGCTCTGTTTGGCTCTCGGATGTTTATTTCGGCAAGCTTCATTATTGTCTGTATCTATGCCCCAGAG GTGTATCCTACGAACTTAAGAACGACAGGGGTTGGAATAGCGACAGCAATAGGCAGAGTTGGAGGTATGGTTTGTCCGTTGATAGCAGTTGGAATGGGAAGCGGTTGCCACCAAACGGTTCCTGTGATTCTGTTTGAGGCTACGATACTTCTGGCGGCTCTGAGTGTGGTGATTCTTCCGGTTGAGACCAAAGGGAAAAAATTGCCGGACACTTTAGATCTACCTGTTCAAGTACAATAA